The Bacteroides fragilis NCTC 9343 genome includes the window GCGTCCTGTGGCCGTTTCTGATCTGGTCCGTTATCTACAATCTGTTTCCCTGGATCACCGGAGTGTTGGGCATCAAACCGGAAGTCATTCTCGACTTTTTCCCTTATTCGGGCGAGGAAGTGATGCGCCAGTCGCTGCCTGTCTCTTTGGACTACATTGCTCAGATTCCTTTTAATTTCTCCATAGTAGATGTACACATGTGGTATATTTACCTGCTGATCGGTCTGTATCTTTACCTCCCCGTCTTTTCTGCCTGGGTGGAGAAAGCATCCGATAAGGCGAAGCTGTGGTTTCTCGGTGCATGGGCTGTCACTCTGTTGTTGCCATACTACAACCAGTTTGTGGCACAATACCTTTGGGGAACCTGTTCATGGAATGCGTTCGGCATGCTTTATTACTTTGCCGGTTTCAATGGCTATCTGTTGTTGGGACACTATCTGCGCAACCTTGACTGGTCTTTGGGTAAGATCCTGGCAATCGGTCTGCCGATGTTTGTAATAGGATATGCCGTTACCTTCTTTGGCTTCCGCTACATCACGGCTTTGCCGGAGTTTAGCGACGAGATGCTCGAACTCTTCTTCACTTATTGTTCCCTGAATGTAGTGATGATGACCATTCCCGTGTTTATGCTTTGCAAGAAGGTGAATTTCCATTCGGAGGGGATCAGGAAGGCACTTGCCAACCTCACTTTGTGTGGTTTCGGCATCTATATGATACACTATTTCTTTACCGGCCCTTCCGTAGTGTTGGTACGTACGTTAGGTGTACCTCTGGGTATTCAGATACCGGTGGCGTCTGTTTTTGCCTTCGGTGCTTCGTGGCTGATTGTGTGGACTGTCTATCGTGTGCTGGGCAAGAAGGCGAAATGGATTATGGGATAAAACTGTAATTAAAGCATATTATTTA containing:
- a CDS encoding acyltransferase translates to MELQKNPQHIVWLDVVRFVAMFTVVCCHCTDPFNFYPGTPPNIGEIKLWGAIYGALLRPCVPLFVMITGALLLPVRGEISVFYKKRIPRVLWPFLIWSVIYNLFPWITGVLGIKPEVILDFFPYSGEEVMRQSLPVSLDYIAQIPFNFSIVDVHMWYIYLLIGLYLYLPVFSAWVEKASDKAKLWFLGAWAVTLLLPYYNQFVAQYLWGTCSWNAFGMLYYFAGFNGYLLLGHYLRNLDWSLGKILAIGLPMFVIGYAVTFFGFRYITALPEFSDEMLELFFTYCSLNVVMMTIPVFMLCKKVNFHSEGIRKALANLTLCGFGIYMIHYFFTGPSVVLVRTLGVPLGIQIPVASVFAFGASWLIVWTVYRVLGKKAKWIMG